The DNA sequence ataaaacgccttggaatcgactacgagaatacatattctctcataatggatgtcattgcactccattaccttgtcaatttggtagtttccgaataactgaacatgcagcttatgaatgtggccACTACATATCTTtttggggatctagatacgaaagataatgaaggttcttgtgaacttcatttacccaagtcaagtggctctagaccacggagtgcacaatgaggttgaaacgctcactaaagtgactacttgattgggaagggatatgataaACTATGCCTGTGCGTTTCGATTACAAGTTCTGGATTTCCAATTGctgcggtttatgttgataaaaatAATTggacccttgagagttaaggaaaaccgctgaacacttgaaatccaagtttgagattaaagaccttgggagaacatggttttgtttagattttgaacttgtataccgtgtcaatgaaTGCTTTggtattttgataaagtcaagatACACTCCCATGGctgtccgtagtcttgaccctaaaaaGGGATACTTTTTGTCCCagagatgatgacgaagatgtgttagaggccgaagtgtcctatttaagtacaataggcgcattattgtacttaacacaatacaagaccagacacctcatttgttatgaacttgttggctagatgtagcTCTGCGCCAAACGCAATTGAATTGGTGTAAAGATAATCTTTCGATAATTAAAAGGTACGATAGATatagcttgttttatccctacagagagaaaatgaatgatTGAAGAATGAGCTCGGACCTCATTAGCCAAAGTGGCGCCGTCCATGGAATAGTTGCCAGCCATGTAACTAGCGTCGGCACTGCCACCattcatggtggccggcgttctcctCCTCcgctccatcaaaatgacaatgatgttttgatgggttttgctgatgcagagtatctctctgaccctcacaaaggtcgctcccaaacgggttatgtctttaccatgggaagcactacgatatcttggaggtcaacaaaacagacccttattgctacttcctcaaatcatgcatgcagagattattgctctacatgaagccgtgcgtgaatgcatatggctaaggtctgtaattagacatattcgaggaacttgtgatttgaagtctaccatggatgaacctacatgcatttatgaggataatgcaacttgtattgaacaaatgaagttaggtttcattaaGAGCAACAACACTAAGCATATATagctaagttcttttataatcagcaacaataatCACTCCtaaaagattgaagtgaatcaaattcaATTAGAGGATAATGTaacggacttattcactaagttattacctaaatccactttcgagaagcatgtgaagagcatcagattgagaaagttatccaaactcccatgattgtagcaatcagggggagatatcaacATCAGGggggtatgatgtctacatattcgatctcgaagagtgaaggatgtgttgtactctttttctcctcctcgagcttgtttttATCTCACATGGTTTTTCACtcaagcaaggtttttaatgaggcaatggatgaagcgtcaccaccaagtttgagcggcataagggggagtgttgaagaataTTGACATTTGTGTGcgttatcaaactaggagtagttctatgattgtaataggagataaaattctagaattcctagttctattcggaatagttttccttgtatcattagaatatATATGTACtctgtaatccctatatatagggctcttattatcaatagtggaacacacaattctctctacaatctctcTTGCATCCTATTTCCTTAAACATGCTGTTATGTATCCGCATTATTGTTGATATATAATACAATGATTTAGATAATGTACTAATGTATTATCCAACAAAAATGTTCCTGCATGGAGAAGCAAATTCAAAACGACAAATTAGATCACTTTCGTAAGGAGGCATAGTCTTCAATTTTACAGAACCGTTTTGCGGTTTTTGCATGAATGCATGTTACTTGTTTCAGGGATCGTTCCTTGTTCAGGCTATGTGAACatatttctcaaaaaaataaataaataaataaaaaataaaaggctATGTGGACGTATATACGTACAAGCACACATGCACACCAACGTATCATCAGTATGAGAATCATATAGGGCCTATATCATCACTAAGctattattgttttattttttatttatggaTGAAAAGGTACGATTATCATTCAATTGGACTGCTATGACTATCATGCTATGGATCGGAATTGTCTTTGTTTTACCATTACATGCTTGTATGAATTTTCTTTACCATATGTTGTTCATACATTTTCAAAACGTTATGAAATAATTCATTCCCATTTAACTTATAGTTCAGTGTATAATTTTATCTACAATAAACAAGTGTAGAGTTTTATCTTAAAAAACTTCGGTACTACTTTAAACAACCAACTTATATTCTATATGTTGTTGTGTCTCTAATTTGATATACAAATTTTTCTGTTGAAATCGTTAATCTTCACACACAACTCCAGCCGGTTTGTATGTAAACCATTCTTATATATGCATGTGTGAGCTAGCTGGTACATACATGATTTCAAGTATGCATTCATGAGGTCCTTAATTATATGTTTAAAGTTATAAAAACTCATGATTTCGTATTATGATGTTAGGTTCAGTTTCACTCGATAACACTATTATAGTTTATCTAATACTCAAACAATGCAACTAACATAAAGGGAAATCACACTCCAAATAGCTAATTACAGCCCGAATAAGATCGCAAGACCTACATGACTAGCTAAGAGAGAAGAAGTACTAGCTATAGTAAGGAACAACTCTAACTATCTGATCGAACTTCTCCTGTGTTGTTTCTCGTAAGTCACAACAATTCCGACGCCCCAACGTGGCAACATATTTTCAGGCATATATGCATCAATGAAAACGTCAACTTACATTTAAGCAATTTCATCGATATCAAACCTTGACCTCTTGGTGGTCACATCTGTATCAGAAAACAATTTCTCATGGAAGAAGTCACTTCTGGATCAGAAGTGAAGGGGTATCAGTCCAGGGGCGGAGCCACCTAGGGGCCTAGTGGTCCCGTGACCCACTAGAGTTTTTAAGTACAAATATATATTAGCTTATCCATAATTCAATAAAGCTATTCTGGTGTAGTGACTGTCTGATTGAATAATTAATAATATGGTCACGGGTTTAGTGCTTCTTGTTGTAACCTTTGTGGATCTATTTTTTCCTTATTGTTCTACTTTTGAATTGTAAAAGTTAATATAGTTATTGCTTTAGACAATTTACAAGATGTATATCACTTTGGCTTAAATTTCACATTCTTAGCTtctctttttatattttttttaaagtaagtTTTCATATTTCATCAGTGTCCCACCTTAAATTGAAACCTGGCTCCGCCATTGAGTATCACCATGAAAGGAAGCATTTTTATTTCCATCGAGAGGGTAAAGAAAGGAGAAACAAAATATTAACGATGATGAACAAgtgaagaaatgaagagaaaGAGGAGAGCGAAGACAGAGAAAAGAACCATTTCTTCAATTCTAGCTAAATGagagatttagagagagaaaaaagtgtCTGAACCCAGGTTCGAACTGGGGACCTCTAGTGTGTGAGACTAGCGTGATAACCGACTACACCATCCAGACATGTTTGTTTAACAATTGAGTGATTTGAACTTAAACAGACGTTTATTTAGGAAATATCTATCagtcgtctttttttttttgaaaggtctATCAGTCTTCTTTTAAACAAACAGTATTGGGCGAAAGTGAGAAACAATGCAACCGTCCCTGCTAGTTCCTACAGCATTCAATGAAGTGCTATCACCCACCCACCATGTCTATGGCGCCATTGATCTCTGATCCAAATCCAATTGATCTTCACGGTATACAATTCCCATCACTTTTGTCTTTTCCAAAACGAAGTTTCCTTTCTAATTGTTTCTCTTCCCTTTGTATAGCTTTGCTAGCGAGTGGTTATTCTCCTCCTACTTTTATAAGTTGCGTGCTTCAATCTCCTCGTTCCTTTCTCACTCtcacttcttcatcatcacacCATATATAGTTCAATTCAGATACCACTCCTTTCCTCCATTTGCTTCTTATTCCAGCTTCATAAGAAAACTCTAAATTGGCGTACGTCATATCAATGGGTACAACTCAGTTCATTGCTGGACACTACCTTTTATTCTATTTGTCACTTTCATTCTTATGTGGATACAAGTGTCATTAGAAAGACATGTATGCACGCCACCAAAGCCAAGCATTATATAAACAGACGTTACTTAACCCACCAGTAACATACCCGTCTCCACAAAACCAAAGATACCTAGAGCTCAGAACAAAAAATGGGGCACAGATTTGTGGAAGGAAAGATAGAGGGAGAGAAGGAGTTTGGAGGCAAGGTGTTTCCCAAGACACTGAAACCTCCTCCGGAGATGAGCACTGACGGCGTAGATGAGCTGGCGGAGATggtgaaggaagagagagagtggcTGCACAAGACTCTCGAGGCTCACTCTGCCATTCTGTTCAAGGGTTTCGGATTGAAGAGCGGGGACGAGTTCGGGCGTGTGGTCGAGGCGTTTGGATGGGAAAACATGACTTACTCGGCACCGGCCCCACGGCCGATTCTGAGGCATTTGGTGGGAGGGAGAGTTTATACTTCAAATGCGACTCCTGTCACTCAACTCATCACCTTCCATCACGAAATGGCTTGGGTATGTTCCTGTCGATTACTAAAAtttacagatttttttttttttgaacatgaAATTTACAGAATTTAATCCTTAGCTAGCTTATTCAACCTGTCTAAAATGAAAGCCTAGTCAAGCTAATTGGTGCAAGCTAGCTAGGTACCACCATATTGTGTTTTGGAAGTTCGGATTATCAGATTATTGATACACGTACGTCGATGATCATCgatactatatatattttttctgaaAACAAGAGTCTAACAAATCCGGATAACATTCTCTACTTAACGTGTTTTCCTAATTCAAAATCTGTGGTTATTTGGTTTATAATTAAAATACTAGCCTCTTGATCTGCGTACGTATAAGCGCATGATTATATATCTAGCAAGTATTGCGATTCATATCATTATTTTTTATGGTATATCCTATCAATTCTTATTTGATATAAACTAAATTTGATGTGACCGACCAATGTTATtgcaggtgaaggaagtccctTCAAAGATATTTTTGTATTGTTTGCAGCCATCCCCGGAGGGTGGAGAAACATCTATACTGCCTAGTCAGGTTGTGGTTGATCAAATGGAAGAGAGAGTTCCTGAATTCGTCTCTAAAATTTCAACAATAGGTTTTGTCCACAGAGTAAGTTTGGCCACGGAATATGATTCTGAGGATGCTGATGGTATCAATGAGCCATGGAAATGGATCCTAGACACTCGAGATCTTGCAGAAGCTGAGAAGAGGTATCAAACTTTTCTTTCTAGTATGTAGAAGAATATTAACAAGTAATTACAATATTACCAAATAAGTACGTACTTGTACTGTCTTGGCTAGCTTATTGATACTATATTCAATGGAttgtaatacacacacacatatatacatgtatacATACAGGAGATGGGCATGTTTAGTCTAGCTGAAACCTATCGACATtgtatattaatttttaatatatatagttTCTTAGAGACAACCCTTGTCAGTTGTCACTGATGAGCATAAGCAGGATTATTAGGGCTTTTGCTCCTGCTTGTGATTTTGATAATTGGGTTCAGGCACGTCCAGATTTAGAGATTTTGTGTCGTTAATTTGTGATTTAGTTAGTAATGTGtatctattttttgttttcttgctttcttgTCAATAAAACCCATGCATGCTTGAACAATTAGATCCAGCTCTAGCAAAATAAGACAATAGTGAAAACTACCTATAGGTACTTGATATACACATATGGTGTTTATATGCTTACTACATGCATAATTGGGTTTCTTCTTGTAGAGCAAAAGAAAAGTTTCTATGCCGTGAGGTGAAATTTAGAGAAGAAGGACTGTTAGAGCTCCTCTTTGGACCAGTATGTCCAATAAGAAGCTATGGGGGAAAGAGGGTATGGTTCAACACTATTCTTTGCTACGCTCCTAAAGATTCTGACAGCATAAGCTTCACGGATGGTACCAAACTTCCAGAGTCGGCAGTGGAAACCTACAAGAAAATCTTAGAGGAGAACTGTGTGAACATCAAATGGGAGAAAGGAGACTTTCTGCTACTAGATAATTTGTTGGCTCAACATGCTAGGCTTCCTGGAAAGCCGCCACGTCAAATTCTGGTTTCCATTTGCAAGTAATTAAGGCGGAGTTTTCTCTAATACGGCCGGTTTCACTGAGGAATTAGAAGCAAAATTTCTATATTCAAATGCTCTCTCATATATCGCACACTGAAAAAGGCATCGGAGAACTTCAGTATGGCAAGGGGAGTGACAAATTTGACAAATGCTCTCTTATAGTGTCCCTTGTAAAATTTCACAATTAATAAGTCCATGTGCGAAATTGTCGGTACCATTAAATATAGGTTATTTGCAGATATATGAGACTTTAATTTGTAACCATAAATAATAGCAAAAGAATCCTAAATTGCAATACCTTCTTTTTTGAAGTTGGCCATGGATTTCATTAAAACAATGTTTAACTCTCACAATCACTTAGAATGACATCCCTTATAAGTTCGGGAGCAAAAGCAAACCATGTCTAACTCTCACATGAATGCAGTGCATGATTTGCAAGTAAATGAGCTACTCTATTCGTCTCATGAGAGGTGTAAACTACTTGGAACTCACCATGCCTTCGCATAATATCACGAAGCTCCTCTAGCAGCAAACCCATACTAGCTAAATCAATCTCAGTTTGAGACAAAGCTTGAACAAGCAGAGCACAATCCGTTTCAAAAACAACTTTCTCATACCTCATAATCTCCGCCAACTTCATACCCTCCAACAAAGCAATCAGCTCTGCATGAAAAGGGAAGGCCAGCTGATGAAAAGGCTTGCATGCTCC is a window from the Rosa chinensis cultivar Old Blush chromosome 2, RchiOBHm-V2, whole genome shotgun sequence genome containing:
- the LOC112188731 gene encoding clavaminate synthase-like protein At3g21360, whose amino-acid sequence is MGHRFVEGKIEGEKEFGGKVFPKTLKPPPEMSTDGVDELAEMVKEEREWLHKTLEAHSAILFKGFGLKSGDEFGRVVEAFGWENMTYSAPAPRPILRHLVGGRVYTSNATPVTQLITFHHEMAWVKEVPSKIFLYCLQPSPEGGETSILPSQVVVDQMEERVPEFVSKISTIGFVHRVSLATEYDSEDADGINEPWKWILDTRDLAEAEKRAKEKFLCREVKFREEGLLELLFGPVCPIRSYGGKRVWFNTILCYAPKDSDSISFTDGTKLPESAVETYKKILEENCVNIKWEKGDFLLLDNLLAQHARLPGKPPRQILVSICK